In a single window of the Cydia strobilella chromosome 13, ilCydStro3.1, whole genome shotgun sequence genome:
- the LOC134746859 gene encoding uncharacterized protein LOC134746859 isoform X3 has translation MLAWQMLCERYNNPKRLVTNHMRALFDVEPVPSTPSGLRGLCDNISKHLRSLRSLNVPTENWDLAIIHMLVKKLDSRLQSKWENSVDLRKLPSLQDFKTFLKNRADRLEATSPAVPSDAPSTSKKAMVTTSEPIKVTSKQFKCNQCPYCSSTHYINQCPKFSALNVIARIRAVNKLRLCFNCLSGTHVLTNCRASTCRVCKGKHHTLLHKPNTNTHVGSNPVPTRLPISTLIDEQPSSSQIETTLSNNTLIEKQINNARNRSVFLTTAQVLVRDKHNNVHKMKAFLDNGSQENFITENAAKKLQLNKEQLALNVIGFNEKVSSLVESCDVTLHSLDGTFTTNLSCFITPIICTTNILIPNVQRWHIPSRYKLADDEFNLAQDVDLLIGGEIFFDLLLTGKYKLGPGLPVLRRSRLGWIVTGSVQKKTESAIQCKVTVETQLKKFWEIEEGSAPNLPYDEKQCEDIFLKTHTHNSEGNFEIELPLKQPPTKLGQSRHIAYRRFKTLESKFERNPEFKDKYVNFMREFEQAGHMIQLQDNYDGPCNFLPHQAVFRDSPSTPIRIVFDCSCRTDNGISLNDIQYKGSIIQDELINILLRFRKYQYVINADIQKMYRCIYVKPNQQYLQCIFWRENTHQRLQIYMLTTLSFGLKSAPHIATRCLLQLSNENQHTFPAAAEAIANQFYMDDFIAGGDDENQVAETASQVNEILRGANFTLRKWKSNSEVIIKRVSETHTHQNTHTTEFGDKTHKVLGLAWSSDSDELMYTIKENQISHPITKRKVLGVISSIFDPLGLTGPVIVVAKIFIQKLFKAQLDWDTELTQDLIQEWNTFYRDLFLLNQLKISRCTVIPNYVTIQIHGFCDSSIKAYGAAIYIRSSDRVGNVQVHLLYSKSKISPIQPQTIPNLELCSSLLLATHVDKIKRALKCDVSGINLWSDSKITLCWIKNSNPKLTCFVSNRVTKVLSLTNKHEWSWVRSEDNPADLLSRGVAPGKLETNQLWWSGPAWLTQSPDTWPTHDSESLNHAPEAESDVNITLTLAISTESNDTIQYLFHRWSSDKTLIHVLAYILRFIYNTKNKTRTINPNNKLSGPLSVEELKKSDHALIRHAQMESFPHEYKLLQNNKPVLNKSKILSLHPFMKDGLVRVGGRIGLSHYAYEKKHPLILSHEHALTKLLMANAHIRTLHAGPQLLLSTIRERIWPTKGRMLASKIVNKCVPCFRANPKTTNPIMGNLPPSRVNPSPPFAITGIDYGGPYNIRDRTGRGYKVSKCYIAVFICFATKAIHLELITGLESANFLAALRRFIARRGKPKELDFWRRWSRDYIGTLQERTKWRSARGPSLAVDTVVLVRDERLPPCRWRLGKIVATQPGRDGVTRVAVIRTARGDIQRAFNNICPLPTSGEVI, from the exons ATGCTCGCGTGGCAGATGCTTTGTGAACGTTATAATAATCCTAAACGTTTAGTCACCAACCACATGCGAGCCTTGTTCGACGTGGAACCGGTACCGTCAACTCCTTCGGGTCTAAGAGGTCTGTGCGATAATATTTCCAAACATTTGAGATCTTTGCGctcattaaatgtacctaccgaAAATTGGGATCTCGCAATTATTCACATGTTAGTTAAAAAGTTAGACAGTCGATTGCAATCAAAGTGGGAAAACAGTGTTGATTTGAGAAAATTGCCTTCGTTGCAGGATTTCAAAACCTTCCTAAAGAACCGAGCTGACCGGCTGGAAGCGACCAGCCCAGCAGTACCATCGGACGCACCCAGCACTTCCAAGAAGGCCATGGTAACCACGTCCGAACCTATCAAGGTAACCTCCAAACAGTTTAAATGTAACCAGTGTCCGTATTGTTCGAGTACGCATTATATTAATCAGTGTCCAAAGTTTAGTGCATTAAACGTTATCGCGCGCATCCGAGCCGTGAATAAATTACGATTATGCTTTAATTGTTTGTCCGGAACGCATGTCTTAACAAACTGCAGGGCCAGTACATGTCGAGTATGTAAGGGCAAGCATCATACGTTACTACACAAACCAAATACCAACACTCATGTAGGTAGTAACCCCGTACCAACGCGATTACCAATATCAACGTTAATCGACGAACAACCGAGTTCTAGTCAAATCGAGACTACCTTGTCGAATAACACTTTaatcgaaaaacaaataaacaatgcgCGAAATAGGTCAGTTTTCCTTACAACAGCCCAAGTGCTCGTTAGGGATAAGCATAACAATGTGCATAAAATGAAGGCATTTTTAGACAATGGCTCgcaagaaaatttcattaccgaaaacgcggccaaaaagttacaattaaaCAAGGAACAACTTGCCTTAAATGTCATAGGTTTCAATGAAAAAGTGTCTAGCCTTGTAGAATCGTGTGACGTAACATTGCATTCCTTAGACGGAACCTTTACAACGAATTTGTCCTGTTTTATTACGCCTATAATTTGtactaccaacattttaataccaAACGTGCAACGTTGGCACATTCCGTCGCGTTATAAATTAGCTGATGACGAGTTTAACTTAGCTCAAGATGTAGATTTGCTTATCGGTGGGGAGATATTCTTTGATTTACTTCTTACCGGTAAATACAAGCTCGGGCCCGGATTACCGGTTCTGAGACGCTCGCGATTAGGATGGATAGtcacgggttccgtacaaaaaaaaaccgagtctgccattcaatgtaaagttacagtagaaactcaattaaaaaagttttgggaAATAGAGGAGGGTTCCGCACCAAATTTACCCTATGATGAAAAACAATGTGAGGATATATTTCTGAAAACTCACACTCACAACTCTGAGGGTAATTTCGAAATAGAACTTCCATTAAAGCAGCCACCTACCAAGTTAGGTCAATCTAGGCACATAGCATATCGGAGGTTCAAAACATTAGAATCCAAGTTCGAGCGGAACCCcgaatttaaagataaatatgtgAATTTCATGCGCGAGTTCGAACAAGCTGGCCATATGATTCAATTACAAGATAATTATGATGGCCCATGTAATTTTCTACCCCACCAAGCTGTTTTTCGCGACTCCCCCTCAACCCCTATTCGAATTGTTTTCGACTGCTCATGCAGAACTGATAACGGCATTTCTTTGAATGATATCCAATACAAAGGCTCAATAATACAGGACGAACTCATAAATATACTTCTACGATTCCGAAAATACCAATATGTTATTAACGCtgacatacaaaaaatgtacagatgtatttatgttaaaccAAATCAACAATACCTACAATGCATATTTTGGCGGGAAAATACTCACCAACGACTCCAAATTTATATGCTGACCACATTAAGTTTCGGCTTAAAGTCAGCACCACATATTGCAACCAGatgtttgttacaattgtcaaACGAAAACCAACACACATTTCCAGCAGCTGCAGAGGCCATAGCGAACCAGTTCTACATGGACGATTTTATCGCCGGCGGCGACGACGAGAATCAGGTAGCTGAAACTGCATCACAGGTGAACGAGATCCTGCGGGGAGCCAACTTCACGCTGCGGAAATGGAAGTCCAATTCCGAAGTCATCATAAAACGGGTGagcgaaacacacacacaccaaaacacacacacaaccgaATTTGGAGATAAAACACATAAGGTCCTGGGTTTAGCGTGGTCTAGTGACTCAGATGAGCTTATGTATACCATTAAAgaaaaccaaatttcacacccaaTCACCAAAAGAAAGGTACTAGGGGTAATTTCGTCCATTTTCGACCCCCTAGGCTTGACGGGACCAGTAATTGTagtagccaaaatatttattcaaaaattatttaaggctCAATTAGATTGGGATACCGAATTAACACAAGACTTGATCCAAGAATGGAACACATTCTATCgagacttgtttttattaaaccaaTTGAAAATTTCGAGATGTACAGTCATACCCAATTATGTAACGATACAAATTCATGGGTTCTGTGACAGTAGTATTAAAGCCTATGGCGCTGCCATCTATATACGATCAAGCGATAGAGTAGGAAACGTACAAGTTCACCTACTttactcaaaatcaaaaataagtccaatacaaccccaaactattccaaatttggaactttgttccagtttactgctcgcgacacatgtcgacaaaataaaacgagcattaaaatgtgacgtttccggAATCAACCTGTGGTCagattcaaaaataacattatgttggataaaaaatagtaaccctaaattaacttgttttgttaGTAACAGAGTCACAAAAGTATTATCACTTACAAACAAGCACGAGTGGTCATGGGTCCGCTCGGAGGATAACCCCGCCGACCTTTTGTCCCGAGGGGTAGCACCAGGCAAGCTGGAAACCAACCAGTTATGGTGGTCTGGGCCGGCGTGGTTGACCCAAAGTCCGGACACATGGCCGACCCACGATTCTGAGTCACTAAATCATGCACCCGAGGCCGAGAGCGACGTAAACATAACTCTCACCTTGGCTATTAGCACAGAATCTAACGACACGATACAATATCTTTTCCACAGGTGGTCAAGCGATAAAACACTTATtcatgtattagcatacatacttcgatttatatataatacaaaaaataaaactcgaacaattaatccaaataataaattatcaggaCCATTGTCCgtagaagaattaaaaaaatcggatcacgcattaattagacatgcacaaatggaatcattcccacacgaatataaattattgcaaaacaataaaccggttcttaacaaatcaaaaatattatctttacacCCATTCATGAAGGACGGACTCGTTCGCGTAGGCGGACGAATCGGTCTTTCGCATTatgcatatgaaaaaaaacatcctTTAATATTAAGTCACGAGCACGCGCTTACCAAACTACTGATGGCAAACGCACATATACGTACTCTGCACGCTGGCCCTCAGTTATTACTTTCAACTATTCGCGAGCGCATCTGGCCAACAAAAGGTAGGATGTTAGCctcgaaaattgtaaataaatgcgtTCCGTGTTTTAGAGCAAATCCAAAGACTACTAACCCTATAATGGGAAACTTACCCCCCTCAAGGGTAAATCCTTCCCCCCCCTTTGCTATCACGGGTATCGATTATGGAGGAccttataacattagagataggACAGGGCGTGGTTACAAGGTCTCTAAGTGCTATATAgcagtgtttatttgttttgcaacAAAGGCAATTCATCTCGAATTAATTACAGGGCTCGAGTCAGCCAATTTCCTGGCGGCGCTGCGACGATTCATCGCCAGGAGAGGTAAACCGAAGGAGTTG GACTTCTGGCGGCGCTGGTCACGTGACTACATCGGAACGCTGCAGGAACGCACGAAGTGGAGGAGCGCGCGCGGCCCAAGCCTCGCAGTCGACACCGTCGTCCTGGTACGAGACGAGCGTCTGCCGCCCTGCCGGTGGAGGCTGGGCAAGATCGTCGCGACGCAGCCGGGCCGGGATGGCGTCACCAGGGTGGCCGTCATCCGAACCGCCAGAGGGGACATCCAACGCGCGTTCAATAACATTTGTCCATTACCTACTTCGGGTGAAGtcatataa
- the LOC134746859 gene encoding uncharacterized protein LOC134746859 isoform X2, whose amino-acid sequence MVTTSEPIKVTSKQFKCNQCPYCSSTHYINQCPKFSALNVIARIRAVNKLRLCFNCLSGTHVLTNCRASTCRVCKGKHHTLLHKPNTNTHVGSNPVPTRLPISTLIDEQPSSSQIETTLSNNTLIEKQINNARNRSVFLTTAQVLVRDKHNNVHKMKAFLDNGSQENFITENAAKKLQLNKEQLALNVIGFNEKVSSLVESCDVTLHSLDGTFTTNLSCFITPIICTTNILIPNVQRWHIPSRYKLADDEFNLAQDVDLLIGGEIFFDLLLTGKYKLGPGLPVLRRSRLGWIVTGSVQKKTESAIQCKVTVETQLKKFWEIEEGSAPNLPYDEKQCEDIFLKTHTHNSEGNFEIELPLKQPPTKLGQSRHIAYRRFKTLESKFERNPEFKDKYVNFMREFEQAGHMIQLQDNYDGPCNFLPHQAVFRDSPSTPIRIVFDCSCRTDNGISLNDIQYKGSIIQDELINILLRFRKYQYVINADIQKMYRCIYVKPNQQYLQCIFWRENTHQRLQIYMLTTLSFGLKSAPHIATRCLLQLSNENQHTFPAAAEAIANQFYMDDFIAGGDDENQVAETASQVNEILRGANFTLRKWKSNSEVIIKRVSETHTHQNTHTTEFGDKTHKVLGLAWSSDSDELMYTIKENQISHPITKRKVLGVISSIFDPLGLTGPVIVVAKIFIQKLFKAQLDWDTELTQDLIQEWNTFYRDLFLLNQLKISRCTVIPNYVTIQIHGFCDSSIKAYGAAIYIRSSDRVGNVQVHLLYSKSKISPIQPQTIPNLELCSSLLLATHVDKIKRALKCDVSGINLWSDSKITLCWIKNSNPKLTCFVSNRVTKVLSLTNKHEWSWVRSEDNPADLLSRGVAPGKLETNQLWWSGPAWLTQSPDTWPTHDSESLNHAPEAESDVNITLTLAISTESNDTIQYLFHRWSSDKTLIHVLAYILRFIYNTKNKTRTINPNNKLSGPLSVEELKKSDHALIRHAQMESFPHEYKLLQNNKPVLNKSKILSLHPFMKDGLVRVGGRIGLSHYAYEKKHPLILSHEHALTKLLMANAHIRTLHAGPQLLLSTIRERIWPTKGRMLASKIVNKCVPCFRANPKTTNPIMGNLPPSRVNPSPPFAITGIDYGGPYNIRDRTGRGYKVSKCYIAVFICFATKAIHLELITGLESANFLAALRRFIARRGKPKELVSDNSTTFHGASNELKDLQKYLQDSSSELVSHCADEGIKWSFIPVYTPHMGSLWESSIKLTKYHLKRVLGLSLLTYEQFVSILYQVESMVNSRPLCPLPSSNPDYPVLTPAHFLIGKAPNSLPDEDYNHVPKNRLTHYQLLQQITQDFWRRWSRDYIGTLQERTKWRSARGPSLAVDTVVLVRDERLPPCRWRLGKIVATQPGRDGVTRVAVIRTARGDIQRAFNNICPLPTSGEVI is encoded by the coding sequence ATGGTAACCACGTCCGAACCTATCAAGGTAACCTCCAAACAGTTTAAATGTAACCAGTGTCCGTATTGTTCGAGTACGCATTATATTAATCAGTGTCCAAAGTTTAGTGCATTAAACGTTATCGCGCGCATCCGAGCCGTGAATAAATTACGATTATGCTTTAATTGTTTGTCCGGAACGCATGTCTTAACAAACTGCAGGGCCAGTACATGTCGAGTATGTAAGGGCAAGCATCATACGTTACTACACAAACCAAATACCAACACTCATGTAGGTAGTAACCCCGTACCAACGCGATTACCAATATCAACGTTAATCGACGAACAACCGAGTTCTAGTCAAATCGAGACTACCTTGTCGAATAACACTTTaatcgaaaaacaaataaacaatgcgCGAAATAGGTCAGTTTTCCTTACAACAGCCCAAGTGCTCGTTAGGGATAAGCATAACAATGTGCATAAAATGAAGGCATTTTTAGACAATGGCTCgcaagaaaatttcattaccgaaaacgcggccaaaaagttacaattaaaCAAGGAACAACTTGCCTTAAATGTCATAGGTTTCAATGAAAAAGTGTCTAGCCTTGTAGAATCGTGTGACGTAACATTGCATTCCTTAGACGGAACCTTTACAACGAATTTGTCCTGTTTTATTACGCCTATAATTTGtactaccaacattttaataccaAACGTGCAACGTTGGCACATTCCGTCGCGTTATAAATTAGCTGATGACGAGTTTAACTTAGCTCAAGATGTAGATTTGCTTATCGGTGGGGAGATATTCTTTGATTTACTTCTTACCGGTAAATACAAGCTCGGGCCCGGATTACCGGTTCTGAGACGCTCGCGATTAGGATGGATAGtcacgggttccgtacaaaaaaaaaccgagtctgccattcaatgtaaagttacagtagaaactcaattaaaaaagttttgggaAATAGAGGAGGGTTCCGCACCAAATTTACCCTATGATGAAAAACAATGTGAGGATATATTTCTGAAAACTCACACTCACAACTCTGAGGGTAATTTCGAAATAGAACTTCCATTAAAGCAGCCACCTACCAAGTTAGGTCAATCTAGGCACATAGCATATCGGAGGTTCAAAACATTAGAATCCAAGTTCGAGCGGAACCCcgaatttaaagataaatatgtgAATTTCATGCGCGAGTTCGAACAAGCTGGCCATATGATTCAATTACAAGATAATTATGATGGCCCATGTAATTTTCTACCCCACCAAGCTGTTTTTCGCGACTCCCCCTCAACCCCTATTCGAATTGTTTTCGACTGCTCATGCAGAACTGATAACGGCATTTCTTTGAATGATATCCAATACAAAGGCTCAATAATACAGGACGAACTCATAAATATACTTCTACGATTCCGAAAATACCAATATGTTATTAACGCtgacatacaaaaaatgtacagatgtatttatgttaaaccAAATCAACAATACCTACAATGCATATTTTGGCGGGAAAATACTCACCAACGACTCCAAATTTATATGCTGACCACATTAAGTTTCGGCTTAAAGTCAGCACCACATATTGCAACCAGatgtttgttacaattgtcaaACGAAAACCAACACACATTTCCAGCAGCTGCAGAGGCCATAGCGAACCAGTTCTACATGGACGATTTTATCGCCGGCGGCGACGACGAGAATCAGGTAGCTGAAACTGCATCACAGGTGAACGAGATCCTGCGGGGAGCCAACTTCACGCTGCGGAAATGGAAGTCCAATTCCGAAGTCATCATAAAACGGGTGagcgaaacacacacacaccaaaacacacacacaaccgaATTTGGAGATAAAACACATAAGGTCCTGGGTTTAGCGTGGTCTAGTGACTCAGATGAGCTTATGTATACCATTAAAgaaaaccaaatttcacacccaaTCACCAAAAGAAAGGTACTAGGGGTAATTTCGTCCATTTTCGACCCCCTAGGCTTGACGGGACCAGTAATTGTagtagccaaaatatttattcaaaaattatttaaggctCAATTAGATTGGGATACCGAATTAACACAAGACTTGATCCAAGAATGGAACACATTCTATCgagacttgtttttattaaaccaaTTGAAAATTTCGAGATGTACAGTCATACCCAATTATGTAACGATACAAATTCATGGGTTCTGTGACAGTAGTATTAAAGCCTATGGCGCTGCCATCTATATACGATCAAGCGATAGAGTAGGAAACGTACAAGTTCACCTACTttactcaaaatcaaaaataagtccaatacaaccccaaactattccaaatttggaactttgttccagtttactgctcgcgacacatgtcgacaaaataaaacgagcattaaaatgtgacgtttccggAATCAACCTGTGGTCagattcaaaaataacattatgttggataaaaaatagtaaccctaaattaacttgttttgttaGTAACAGAGTCACAAAAGTATTATCACTTACAAACAAGCACGAGTGGTCATGGGTCCGCTCGGAGGATAACCCCGCCGACCTTTTGTCCCGAGGGGTAGCACCAGGCAAGCTGGAAACCAACCAGTTATGGTGGTCTGGGCCGGCGTGGTTGACCCAAAGTCCGGACACATGGCCGACCCACGATTCTGAGTCACTAAATCATGCACCCGAGGCCGAGAGCGACGTAAACATAACTCTCACCTTGGCTATTAGCACAGAATCTAACGACACGATACAATATCTTTTCCACAGGTGGTCAAGCGATAAAACACTTATtcatgtattagcatacatacttcgatttatatataatacaaaaaataaaactcgaacaattaatccaaataataaattatcaggaCCATTGTCCgtagaagaattaaaaaaatcggatcacgcattaattagacatgcacaaatggaatcattcccacacgaatataaattattgcaaaacaataaaccggttcttaacaaatcaaaaatattatctttacacCCATTCATGAAGGACGGACTCGTTCGCGTAGGCGGACGAATCGGTCTTTCGCATTatgcatatgaaaaaaaacatcctTTAATATTAAGTCACGAGCACGCGCTTACCAAACTACTGATGGCAAACGCACATATACGTACTCTGCACGCTGGCCCTCAGTTATTACTTTCAACTATTCGCGAGCGCATCTGGCCAACAAAAGGTAGGATGTTAGCctcgaaaattgtaaataaatgcgtTCCGTGTTTTAGAGCAAATCCAAAGACTACTAACCCTATAATGGGAAACTTACCCCCCTCAAGGGTAAATCCTTCCCCCCCCTTTGCTATCACGGGTATCGATTATGGAGGAccttataacattagagataggACAGGGCGTGGTTACAAGGTCTCTAAGTGCTATATAgcagtgtttatttgttttgcaacAAAGGCAATTCATCTCGAATTAATTACAGGGCTCGAGTCAGCCAATTTCCTGGCGGCGCTGCGACGATTCATCGCCAGGAGAGGTAAACCGAAGGAGTTGGTGAGTGACAATTCAACAACCTTTCATGGGGCTAGTAACGAGctaaaagatttacaaaaatacctacaggacAGCTCGAGCGAGCTAGTATCTCATTGCGCAGACGAGGGCATAAAATGGAGTTTTATTCCTGTCTATACACCTCATATGGGGTCCCTATgggaatctagtataaaacttaccaaatatcatttaaaaagagtGTTAGGGTTATCTTTGTTAACTTACGAACAATTTGTATCAATCCTATATCAGGTAGAATCTATGGTAAATTCTAGGCCACTATGTCCCTTACCTAGTTCAAATCCTGACTATCCTGTCCTTACGCCAGCTCACTTTTTAATTGGAAAAGCACCAAATTCACTTCCGGACGAAGATTATAACCATGTACCAAAGAACCGATTAACTCACTATCAACTTTTGCAACAAATCACGCAGGACTTCTGGCGGCGCTGGTCACGTGACTACATCGGAACGCTGCAGGAACGCACGAAGTGGAGGAGCGCGCGCGGCCCAAGCCTCGCAGTCGACACCGTCGTCCTGGTACGAGACGAGCGTCTGCCGCCCTGCCGGTGGAGGCTGGGCAAGATCGTCGCGACGCAGCCGGGCCGGGATGGCGTCACCAGGGTGGCCGTCATCCGAACCGCCAGAGGGGACATCCAACGCGCGTTCAATAACATTTGTCCATTACCTACTTCGGGTGAAGtcatataa
- the LOC134746859 gene encoding uncharacterized protein LOC134746859 isoform X4 produces MDDFIAGGDDENQVAETASQVNEILRGANFTLRKWKSNSEVIIKRVSETHTHQNTHTTEFGDKTHKVLGLAWSSDSDELMYTIKENQISHPITKRKVLGVISSIFDPLGLTGPVIVVAKIFIQKLFKAQLDWDTELTQDLIQEWNTFYRDLFLLNQLKISRCTVIPNYVTIQIHGFCDSSIKAYGAAIYIRSSDRVGNVQVHLLYSKSKISPIQPQTIPNLELCSSLLLATHVDKIKRALKCDVSGINLWSDSKITLCWIKNSNPKLTCFVSNRVTKVLSLTNKHEWSWVRSEDNPADLLSRGVAPGKLETNQLWWSGPAWLTQSPDTWPTHDSESLNHAPEAESDVNITLTLAISTESNDTIQYLFHRWSSDKTLIHVLAYILRFIYNTKNKTRTINPNNKLSGPLSVEELKKSDHALIRHAQMESFPHEYKLLQNNKPVLNKSKILSLHPFMKDGLVRVGGRIGLSHYAYEKKHPLILSHEHALTKLLMANAHIRTLHAGPQLLLSTIRERIWPTKGRMLASKIVNKCVPCFRANPKTTNPIMGNLPPSRVNPSPPFAITGIDYGGPYNIRDRTGRGYKVSKCYIAVFICFATKAIHLELITGLESANFLAALRRFIARRGKPKELVSDNSTTFHGASNELKDLQKYLQDSSSELVSHCADEGIKWSFIPVYTPHMGSLWESSIKLTKYHLKRVLGLSLLTYEQFVSILYQVESMVNSRPLCPLPSSNPDYPVLTPAHFLIGKAPNSLPDEDYNHVPKNRLTHYQLLQQITQDFWRRWSRDYIGTLQERTKWRSARGPSLAVDTVVLVRDERLPPCRWRLGKIVATQPGRDGVTRVAVIRTARGDIQRAFNNICPLPTSGEVI; encoded by the coding sequence ATGGACGATTTTATCGCCGGCGGCGACGACGAGAATCAGGTAGCTGAAACTGCATCACAGGTGAACGAGATCCTGCGGGGAGCCAACTTCACGCTGCGGAAATGGAAGTCCAATTCCGAAGTCATCATAAAACGGGTGagcgaaacacacacacaccaaaacacacacacaaccgaATTTGGAGATAAAACACATAAGGTCCTGGGTTTAGCGTGGTCTAGTGACTCAGATGAGCTTATGTATACCATTAAAgaaaaccaaatttcacacccaaTCACCAAAAGAAAGGTACTAGGGGTAATTTCGTCCATTTTCGACCCCCTAGGCTTGACGGGACCAGTAATTGTagtagccaaaatatttattcaaaaattatttaaggctCAATTAGATTGGGATACCGAATTAACACAAGACTTGATCCAAGAATGGAACACATTCTATCgagacttgtttttattaaaccaaTTGAAAATTTCGAGATGTACAGTCATACCCAATTATGTAACGATACAAATTCATGGGTTCTGTGACAGTAGTATTAAAGCCTATGGCGCTGCCATCTATATACGATCAAGCGATAGAGTAGGAAACGTACAAGTTCACCTACTttactcaaaatcaaaaataagtccaatacaaccccaaactattccaaatttggaactttgttccagtttactgctcgcgacacatgtcgacaaaataaaacgagcattaaaatgtgacgtttccggAATCAACCTGTGGTCagattcaaaaataacattatgttggataaaaaatagtaaccctaaattaacttgttttgttaGTAACAGAGTCACAAAAGTATTATCACTTACAAACAAGCACGAGTGGTCATGGGTCCGCTCGGAGGATAACCCCGCCGACCTTTTGTCCCGAGGGGTAGCACCAGGCAAGCTGGAAACCAACCAGTTATGGTGGTCTGGGCCGGCGTGGTTGACCCAAAGTCCGGACACATGGCCGACCCACGATTCTGAGTCACTAAATCATGCACCCGAGGCCGAGAGCGACGTAAACATAACTCTCACCTTGGCTATTAGCACAGAATCTAACGACACGATACAATATCTTTTCCACAGGTGGTCAAGCGATAAAACACTTATtcatgtattagcatacatacttcgatttatatataatacaaaaaataaaactcgaacaattaatccaaataataaattatcaggaCCATTGTCCgtagaagaattaaaaaaatcggatcacgcattaattagacatgcacaaatggaatcattcccacacgaatataaattattgcaaaacaataaaccggttcttaacaaatcaaaaatattatctttacacCCATTCATGAAGGACGGACTCGTTCGCGTAGGCGGACGAATCGGTCTTTCGCATTatgcatatgaaaaaaaacatcctTTAATATTAAGTCACGAGCACGCGCTTACCAAACTACTGATGGCAAACGCACATATACGTACTCTGCACGCTGGCCCTCAGTTATTACTTTCAACTATTCGCGAGCGCATCTGGCCAACAAAAGGTAGGATGTTAGCctcgaaaattgtaaataaatgcgtTCCGTGTTTTAGAGCAAATCCAAAGACTACTAACCCTATAATGGGAAACTTACCCCCCTCAAGGGTAAATCCTTCCCCCCCCTTTGCTATCACGGGTATCGATTATGGAGGAccttataacattagagataggACAGGGCGTGGTTACAAGGTCTCTAAGTGCTATATAgcagtgtttatttgttttgcaacAAAGGCAATTCATCTCGAATTAATTACAGGGCTCGAGTCAGCCAATTTCCTGGCGGCGCTGCGACGATTCATCGCCAGGAGAGGTAAACCGAAGGAGTTGGTGAGTGACAATTCAACAACCTTTCATGGGGCTAGTAACGAGctaaaagatttacaaaaatacctacaggacAGCTCGAGCGAGCTAGTATCTCATTGCGCAGACGAGGGCATAAAATGGAGTTTTATTCCTGTCTATACACCTCATATGGGGTCCCTATgggaatctagtataaaacttaccaaatatcatttaaaaagagtGTTAGGGTTATCTTTGTTAACTTACGAACAATTTGTATCAATCCTATATCAGGTAGAATCTATGGTAAATTCTAGGCCACTATGTCCCTTACCTAGTTCAAATCCTGACTATCCTGTCCTTACGCCAGCTCACTTTTTAATTGGAAAAGCACCAAATTCACTTCCGGACGAAGATTATAACCATGTACCAAAGAACCGATTAACTCACTATCAACTTTTGCAACAAATCACGCAGGACTTCTGGCGGCGCTGGTCACGTGACTACATCGGAACGCTGCAGGAACGCACGAAGTGGAGGAGCGCGCGCGGCCCAAGCCTCGCAGTCGACACCGTCGTCCTGGTACGAGACGAGCGTCTGCCGCCCTGCCGGTGGAGGCTGGGCAAGATCGTCGCGACGCAGCCGGGCCGGGATGGCGTCACCAGGGTGGCCGTCATCCGAACCGCCAGAGGGGACATCCAACGCGCGTTCAATAACATTTGTCCATTACCTACTTCGGGTGAAGtcatataa